In a genomic window of Sulfurimonas denitrificans DSM 1251:
- a CDS encoding RBBP9/YdeN family alpha/beta hydrolase: MRRVLILHGWGGSDFPHWQSWLSSEIAKDYGCVSFLKFSDMDFPKKDVWLEELELEMQRFHPDTVLCHSLANILWFHLCNKQKMQEVEKLFLVAPPSLSCKIEELESFFPCEVPKKLYAKKTLLITSTDDPYLRQDEAQELQIALHVDMKVLQNAGHINTNSGYGEWPWLLEEIKK; encoded by the coding sequence ATGAGAAGAGTTTTAATTTTGCATGGCTGGGGCGGGAGTGATTTTCCCCACTGGCAGAGTTGGCTAAGTTCTGAGATAGCAAAAGATTATGGGTGCGTTAGTTTCTTAAAGTTTAGCGATATGGATTTTCCAAAAAAAGATGTTTGGCTAGAAGAGTTGGAACTTGAGATGCAAAGATTTCACCCAGATACAGTTCTTTGTCACTCTCTTGCAAATATACTTTGGTTTCATCTTTGCAACAAACAAAAGATGCAAGAGGTGGAGAAACTTTTTTTAGTAGCACCGCCGAGTCTCTCGTGTAAAATAGAGGAACTTGAGAGTTTTTTTCCATGCGAAGTACCCAAAAAACTTTATGCTAAAAAAACGCTACTCATTACCTCAACAGATGACCCTTACTTGAGGCAAGATGAGGCACAAGAGCTGCAAATAGCTCTACATGTAGATATGAAAGTGTTGCAAAACGCAGGACATATAAACACTAATAGTGGTTATGGCGAATGGCCATGGCTTCTTGAAGAGATAAAAAAATAA
- the gltX gene encoding glutamate--tRNA ligase: MIVTRFAPSPTGYLHIGGLRTALFSYLWARKNGGKFLLRIEDTDKARNSQEAAEAIVKAFNWLGLEHDGEITYQSQRDDIYAIYVKQLLDEGKAYRCYMSREELDALRETQMANKERTKYDGKYRDFDGTPPDGVDSVIRIKAPLSGEIIVRDGVKGDVVFKAEDILDDFVIARADGSPTYNFVVAIDDHLMGVTEVIRGDDHLSNTPKQIVIYEALGFDVPKFYHVPMIHNSEGKKLSKRDGATDVMAYKEMGYTPAALLNFLVRLGWSNGDQEIFSMDEMRELFDPKNINRSASIYNTEKLDWLNSHYIKNTPNQELAKMLEEYNLTIASHDKKEILLDALKERAKTLKELALLVTEVINPPASYDEKALEKSLKGEAVEVLNNFIAKLSACKELHLPSEYHHVMQEVVDEMGIGFGKIGQPLRVALLGKMSGPGLDSVMAVIGIDETILRVKSALALVK; encoded by the coding sequence ATGATTGTCACTCGTTTTGCTCCAAGTCCCACAGGCTATTTACATATCGGTGGTTTAAGAACGGCACTTTTTTCATATCTTTGGGCTAGAAAAAACGGTGGTAAATTTCTTCTTCGCATTGAAGATACCGATAAAGCAAGAAACTCTCAAGAAGCAGCAGAGGCTATTGTAAAAGCTTTTAATTGGTTAGGTTTAGAGCATGATGGCGAAATCACGTATCAGTCACAAAGAGATGATATTTATGCTATTTATGTCAAACAACTCCTTGATGAGGGCAAAGCGTACAGATGCTACATGTCAAGAGAGGAGTTAGACGCTCTTAGAGAGACTCAGATGGCGAACAAAGAGCGAACAAAATATGATGGCAAATATCGTGATTTTGATGGCACGCCTCCAGATGGAGTTGATAGTGTTATCCGCATAAAAGCTCCTCTTAGCGGTGAAATTATCGTAAGAGATGGAGTAAAGGGTGATGTTGTCTTTAAGGCTGAAGATATTCTGGATGATTTTGTAATTGCTCGAGCTGATGGCTCACCTACATATAACTTTGTTGTTGCAATTGATGACCACCTTATGGGAGTAACTGAGGTTATCCGTGGTGATGACCACCTCTCAAATACACCAAAACAGATAGTAATCTATGAAGCACTCGGATTTGATGTACCAAAATTTTACCATGTACCTATGATTCATAACTCAGAGGGCAAAAAACTCTCAAAAAGAGATGGAGCAACTGATGTTATGGCATATAAGGAGATGGGCTACACTCCTGCGGCGCTCTTAAACTTTTTAGTTCGTTTGGGCTGGAGCAACGGAGATCAAGAGATATTTTCAATGGATGAGATGAGAGAGCTTTTTGATCCAAAAAACATAAATCGCTCTGCTTCCATATACAACACTGAAAAACTTGACTGGCTAAACTCGCACTACATCAAAAACACTCCAAATCAAGAGTTGGCAAAGATGTTAGAAGAGTACAATTTAACAATAGCTTCACATGATAAAAAAGAGATTTTACTTGATGCCCTAAAAGAGCGTGCAAAAACTCTTAAAGAGTTGGCGCTTCTTGTAACTGAGGTCATTAATCCTCCAGCTTCTTATGATGAAAAAGCACTTGAGAAGTCACTCAAAGGTGAGGCTGTTGAAGTTTTAAATAACTTTATTGCAAAACTCTCTGCATGTAAAGAGCTTCATCTTCCAAGTGAGTATCATCATGTGATGCAAGAAGTTGTAGATGAGATGGGCATAGGTTTTGGAAAAATCGGGCAGCCTCTAAGAGTTGCTCTACTTGGAAAAATGAGCGGTCCAGGGCTTGATAGCGTTATGGCGGTTATTGGGATTGATGAGACAATTCTAAGAGTAAAGAGCGCTTTAGCACTTGTAAAATGA
- a CDS encoding peptidylprolyl isomerase, translating to MYKIILVLFLGTMLSAEMINGISVVVKGEAITIYDIKDEMRLSKVNATTATDILIRKKLEAAEIQERKITVDSSEVYDDIKKVAASNKMSIDEFYDAVRDSNGLTSAEFKEKTREKILSQKLYSAIAYSSINMPDEDEMREYYELHKDEFSRPKAFSVIIYSSQNEEALRKKITTPMFVSDEIKAEERVLGYDKISPELAKMLESTQQKSFTPVIMDQKGSHMSFYLVESKMPQSSSYEDVQNQLSNAIMGQKREQVLSDYFARLRGNADIQIVREVK from the coding sequence ATGTATAAAATAATATTAGTGCTTTTTTTAGGCACGATGCTAAGTGCTGAGATGATAAATGGGATTAGTGTTGTTGTAAAAGGAGAGGCTATTACGATTTATGATATCAAAGATGAGATGCGCCTCTCAAAGGTAAATGCAACAACTGCAACAGATATTTTGATAAGAAAAAAGCTAGAAGCGGCTGAAATACAAGAGAGAAAAATCACAGTAGATAGCAGTGAAGTTTATGATGATATTAAAAAAGTTGCAGCTTCAAACAAGATGAGTATTGATGAATTTTATGATGCAGTTCGTGACTCAAATGGGCTAACTTCCGCAGAGTTTAAAGAGAAGACAAGAGAGAAGATTCTATCTCAAAAGCTATACTCTGCAATCGCATACTCTTCAATTAATATGCCAGATGAAGATGAGATGAGAGAGTATTATGAACTTCACAAAGATGAGTTTTCTCGCCCAAAAGCTTTTAGTGTTATTATCTACTCTTCACAAAATGAAGAGGCTCTAAGAAAGAAGATAACAACTCCTATGTTTGTCTCGGATGAAATAAAGGCAGAGGAGAGAGTGCTTGGATATGACAAAATATCTCCTGAGTTAGCAAAAATGCTTGAATCAACACAGCAGAAGAGTTTTACGCCTGTTATTATGGATCAAAAAGGCTCACATATGAGCTTCTACCTTGTGGAGAGCAAAATGCCGCAAAGCAGCAGTTATGAAGATGTTCAAAACCAACTAAGCAACGCTATTATGGGGCAAAAAAGAGAGCAAGTTTTAAGTGATTATTTTGCCAGATTAAGAGGAAACGCAGATATTCAAATTGTACGAGAAGTAAAGTAG
- a CDS encoding deoxycytidylate deaminase yields MLSDENFINIAIEIAKASKCVSKQVGAVIVKDGRILSTGYNGTPAGYINCREHWEDKYTHEHHEWSKTYEIHAEMNAIIWAARKGISIENATIYVTLEPCSECSKNIIASGIQRIVYLKPYEHTHSEVISKFIKDNNVVIQKLQE; encoded by the coding sequence ATGCTAAGTGATGAAAATTTTATAAATATAGCCATAGAGATAGCAAAAGCTTCAAAATGCGTCTCTAAACAAGTAGGTGCTGTTATTGTAAAAGATGGAAGAATTTTAAGTACTGGTTACAACGGAACACCTGCTGGATATATAAACTGTCGTGAGCATTGGGAAGATAAATATACTCATGAACACCACGAGTGGTCAAAAACATACGAAATACATGCAGAGATGAATGCGATAATCTGGGCAGCAAGAAAAGGCATAAGCATAGAGAATGCTACTATCTATGTAACTCTTGAGCCATGTAGTGAGTGCAGTAAAAATATTATAGCAAGTGGGATACAGAGGATTGTATATCTAAAGCCTTATGAACATACACACTCAGAGGTAATCTCAAAATTTATTAAAGATAACAATGTAGTTATACAAAAACTTCAGGAGTAG
- a CDS encoding iron-sulfur cluster assembly scaffold protein produces the protein MVEDKELQAEIGKHLMQPENYGKLEDASCIGVGIDHSRKSYVIMYIKRDETTILDVMFGTNGTQDTTTLGSIFTDMIKGESIESAQEIADTLNKELQESYASIPAPKVDLSKPEGEQVERVSTEHQDSANMVLTAFNAAMRHFERKEGGIEEEQYEMSIVKTCPYSTTECHFVTKEKSKEV, from the coding sequence ATGGTTGAAGATAAAGAGTTACAAGCAGAGATAGGAAAACACCTTATGCAGCCTGAGAATTATGGCAAATTAGAAGATGCATCGTGCATAGGAGTTGGGATAGACCACTCAAGAAAAAGCTATGTAATTATGTATATAAAAAGAGATGAGACTACTATCTTAGACGTTATGTTTGGAACCAATGGTACGCAAGATACAACTACGCTTGGCTCAATTTTTACTGATATGATTAAGGGTGAGAGTATTGAGAGTGCGCAAGAGATAGCAGATACCTTAAATAAAGAGCTACAAGAGAGTTACGCATCTATTCCTGCTCCAAAGGTTGATTTGAGCAAGCCTGAGGGTGAGCAAGTTGAGAGAGTCTCTACAGAGCATCAAGATAGCGCAAATATGGTTCTTACAGCATTTAATGCAGCAATGCGTCATTTTGAGAGAAAAGAGGGCGGCATAGAAGAGGAGCAGTATGAGATGAGTATAGTAAAAACTTGTCCATACTCAACTACTGAGTGTCACTTTGTAACAAAAGAAAAAAGCAAAGAGGTTTAA
- the arsC gene encoding arsenate reductase (glutaredoxin) (This arsenate reductase requires both glutathione and glutaredoxin to convert arsenate to arsenite, after which the efflux transporter formed by ArsA and ArsB can extrude the arsenite from the cell, providing resistance.) produces the protein MQDITIWHNPKCSKSREAMAILEQNGCEVEVVKYLDSAPSKDEIITALTMLGMNPKELMRTKEDIYKELNLKDEYDYDKLVDAMVQNPKLIERPIIFKGNRAIIGRPSEIIEKFLKS, from the coding sequence ATGCAAGATATAACCATTTGGCATAATCCAAAATGTTCAAAATCTCGTGAAGCTATGGCTATTTTAGAACAAAACGGTTGTGAGGTAGAAGTTGTTAAATATCTAGATTCTGCTCCAAGCAAAGATGAAATCATAACTGCACTTACCATGCTTGGAATGAACCCAAAAGAGCTAATGAGAACAAAAGAGGATATTTATAAAGAATTAAATCTAAAAGATGAGTATGATTATGACAAGCTTGTAGATGCAATGGTACAAAACCCAAAGCTTATCGAGAGACCTATTATTTTTAAAGGTAATCGTGCAATCATAGGTCGCCCGAGTGAAATAATTGAAAAGTTTTTAAAGAGTTAA
- a CDS encoding DUF4395 domain-containing protein — MKSCPINYKKADQNIMRILAGLVTLIGLLFILSSQILLLIILLYDFLVRIFDYKKISPLFHISSFFAKLAKLKKSEVDSGPKEFASKLGFLFVASAAIIFFLGYPLVAIVIMFLLVCCAFLEAAFGYCVGCQIYILLKKFVP; from the coding sequence ATGAAATCTTGCCCAATAAATTATAAAAAAGCTGATCAAAATATAATGCGTATTCTTGCAGGCTTAGTCACGCTAATTGGTCTTTTATTTATTTTATCTTCTCAGATTCTCTTGCTGATTATCTTGCTATATGATTTTTTGGTACGTATTTTTGATTATAAAAAAATTAGTCCACTTTTTCACATAAGTAGTTTTTTTGCAAAACTTGCAAAACTCAAAAAGAGTGAGGTTGATTCAGGACCTAAAGAGTTTGCATCAAAATTAGGCTTTTTGTTTGTTGCTAGTGCTGCAATCATATTTTTTCTCGGGTATCCACTTGTTGCAATTGTGATTATGTTTTTACTTGTTTGTTGTGCATTTTTAGAAGCTGCTTTTGGCTACTGTGTCGGATGCCAGATATATATACTCTTAAAGAAATTCGTCCCTTAA
- a CDS encoding RrF2 family transcriptional regulator, with product MPLISTKGSYGLAAICELSKRKENSPMQIKEIALNANVPQNYLEQLLGKLRRAGLVESIRGAKGGYILARPPQDIKILDILMALEDDLKIVDTLVEHPILKLFFEDASESVKSIFNINMMELSAYQNKFLNYNI from the coding sequence ATGCCACTCATATCTACAAAAGGGTCTTATGGCTTAGCAGCGATATGTGAGCTTAGCAAACGCAAAGAGAACTCTCCGATGCAAATTAAAGAGATAGCTTTAAATGCTAATGTTCCACAAAACTATCTTGAACAGTTACTTGGCAAACTAAGACGTGCAGGGTTAGTAGAGAGCATAAGAGGAGCCAAAGGCGGTTATATTTTAGCACGTCCACCACAAGATATAAAAATATTGGATATCTTAATGGCACTAGAGGATGATTTAAAAATAGTTGATACTTTGGTAGAGCATCCAATATTAAAGCTTTTTTTTGAAGATGCAAGCGAGAGTGTAAAGAGTATTTTTAATATAAATATGATGGAACTCTCTGCTTACCAAAATAAATTTTTGAATTATAATATATAG
- a CDS encoding DUF4395 domain-containing protein, which produces MTQIKLKTLNIIDENQTRMHAGLVVLILIAYMASGNLSFIYMLIYDFFARIYVTSLISPLYLLSKGLVNLIGLKQRFSEESAKEFASHIGLMIIFVALYAELLNWTSFSYMLITFFGVWKTFEATKDICFACKLYELLVRKNIRVESL; this is translated from the coding sequence ATGACACAAATTAAATTAAAAACGTTAAATATCATAGATGAAAATCAAACACGTATGCATGCAGGATTAGTAGTTTTAATTCTGATTGCATATATGGCGAGTGGAAATTTATCATTTATATACATGTTGATTTATGATTTTTTTGCACGTATTTATGTGACATCACTGATAAGCCCTCTTTATCTTTTATCTAAAGGCTTAGTAAATTTGATTGGATTGAAGCAGAGGTTTTCAGAAGAATCAGCAAAAGAGTTTGCTTCACACATCGGATTGATGATAATTTTTGTGGCTCTGTATGCAGAACTTTTAAATTGGACCTCTTTTTCTTACATGTTGATTACATTTTTTGGTGTATGGAAAACATTTGAAGCAACAAAAGATATCTGTTTTGCATGTAAGCTCTATGAACTCTTAGTGCGCAAAAATATTAGAGTGGAGTCATTATGA
- the cysK gene encoding cysteine synthase A: protein MKYAKNVTELIGNTPLVRINIASQNALVLGKCEFMNPTHSIKDRIGKYMIQEALTQGLITKNTTVIEPTSGNTGIALASVCASLGIKLILTMPSSMSKERIQLLRALGARVVLTDAKQGMMGAVREAKELCSQHSEALMLQQFSNRANPEIHRKTTALEIIRDTQGKVDILVLGVGTGGSITGVGEVLKKHNPNIKIIAVEPENSPVLSGGEAGPHEIQGIGAGFIPEILNTEIYDEIIRVSGEDAINCSREMAKKEGLLVGISSGANVFASTQAAKRQENRGKTIVTILCDTAERYLSCGLYDEDE from the coding sequence ATGAAATATGCAAAAAATGTAACAGAACTTATTGGAAATACGCCTTTGGTTAGGATTAATATAGCCAGCCAGAACGCTCTTGTTTTAGGAAAATGCGAGTTTATGAATCCGACACACTCCATAAAAGACAGGATAGGAAAATATATGATTCAAGAAGCATTAACGCAGGGTCTTATAACTAAAAATACAACAGTAATAGAGCCGACAAGCGGAAATACGGGAATTGCACTTGCAAGTGTATGTGCGAGTTTGGGCATAAAACTTATCTTAACCATGCCAAGTTCGATGAGCAAGGAGAGAATACAGCTCTTAAGAGCATTAGGCGCAAGAGTAGTTTTAACTGATGCAAAACAGGGGATGATGGGCGCTGTGCGAGAGGCTAAAGAGCTTTGCTCTCAGCACAGTGAGGCTCTGATGCTTCAGCAGTTCTCAAACAGAGCAAATCCTGAGATACACAGAAAAACAACAGCTTTAGAAATAATAAGAGATACACAGGGCAAGGTTGATATTTTAGTTTTGGGTGTTGGAACAGGCGGCTCAATTACAGGAGTCGGAGAAGTGCTAAAGAAGCATAATCCAAACATAAAGATTATCGCCGTTGAGCCTGAAAATTCACCTGTACTATCTGGCGGAGAAGCAGGTCCGCATGAGATACAGGGAATAGGAGCAGGGTTTATACCCGAAATATTGAATACTGAAATTTACGATGAGATTATAAGAGTAAGCGGTGAAGATGCAATTAACTGCTCAAGAGAGATGGCAAAAAAAGAGGGGCTCTTAGTAGGTATATCCTCAGGAGCCAATGTGTTTGCTTCAACTCAAGCTGCCAAGAGGCAAGAGAATAGAGGTAAAACTATCGTGACTATTTTGTGTGATACCGCAGAACGATATTTAAGCTGCGGGCTTTACGATGAGGATGAATAA
- a CDS encoding DUF2061 domain-containing protein, with translation MQEKAYRSIVKTLSWRTIGTLDTMVISYLITGNLTMAASIGSIELFTKMFLYYFHERAWNKISLGRHKITANDYHI, from the coding sequence ATGCAGGAAAAAGCGTACAGATCGATTGTTAAAACTCTCTCATGGAGAACAATCGGGACATTAGACACAATGGTTATATCTTATCTGATAACAGGCAACTTAACCATGGCGGCTTCCATTGGATCAATTGAACTTTTTACAAAAATGTTTTTGTACTATTTTCATGAAAGAGCGTGGAATAAAATAAGCCTTGGCAGACATAAGATTACAGCTAATGATTATCATATTTAA
- a CDS encoding phosphoadenylyl-sulfate reductase, translating into MKEKINFLNKEFKNVPTKELLEFFLKESKDSIALSSSFGAEDQVLSDMVLKIESETNIFTLDTGRLPYETYDVMQRTNLKYNTKIKVYFPNSEDIEKLYQQQGINGFYDSVENRKECCYARKIAPLKRALMGIDIWITGLRAQQSLTRKSTQLFEWDEENRVIKLNPLILWSEEDVWRYINENSVPYNALHDSGYPSIGCAPCTRAVEEGTDIRSGRWWWESPEHKECGLHIKEIKQC; encoded by the coding sequence ATGAAAGAGAAAATAAATTTTTTAAATAAAGAGTTTAAAAATGTACCAACAAAGGAGCTTCTTGAATTTTTTTTAAAAGAGTCTAAAGATTCAATAGCTCTATCTTCTAGTTTTGGAGCAGAGGATCAGGTTTTGAGTGATATGGTTTTAAAAATTGAGAGCGAGACAAATATATTTACACTCGATACAGGGAGGCTTCCCTATGAGACGTACGATGTGATGCAGAGGACAAATTTAAAATATAACACAAAAATAAAGGTCTATTTTCCTAATAGTGAAGATATTGAAAAATTGTATCAACAGCAAGGAATTAACGGTTTTTATGACTCTGTTGAGAATAGAAAAGAGTGCTGTTATGCGAGAAAAATTGCACCTCTAAAGAGAGCTTTAATGGGTATAGATATTTGGATTACAGGTCTTAGAGCACAGCAGAGCCTTACGAGAAAGAGCACGCAGCTCTTTGAGTGGGACGAAGAAAACAGAGTTATAAAATTAAACCCTTTGATTTTGTGGAGCGAGGAAGATGTGTGGAGATATATCAATGAAAACAGTGTTCCATATAACGCTCTGCATGATAGCGGGTATCCAAGTATCGGATGTGCACCGTGCACAAGAGCAGTTGAAGAAGGCACAGATATAAGAAGTGGCAGATGGTGGTGGGAGAGCCCAGAACATAAAGAGTGCGGATTGCATATAAAGGAGATAAAACAGTGTTAG
- the cysD gene encoding sulfate adenylyltransferase subunit CysD, producing MLDTKKLTHLKQLEAESIHILREVVAEFDNPVMMYSVGKDSAVMLHLALKAFFPAKLPFPLLHVDTKWKFKEMIEFRDKRAKEEGFELLVHTNPEGIEKNINPFVHGSAVHTDIMKTEGLKQALNKYKFDAVFGGARRDEEKSRAKERIYSFRDKNHRWDPKNQRPELWNLYNSKVHKGESIRVFPLSNWTELDIWQYIYLEGIPIVPLYFAKRRPVIEKDGVKIMVDDERMPIEEHEVVKEEMVRFRTLGCYPLTGAVESSATTLPEIIQEMLLTKTSERQGRMIDNDSSGSMEKKKIEGYF from the coding sequence GTGTTAGATACAAAAAAATTGACACATCTAAAACAGCTTGAAGCTGAATCTATTCATATATTAAGAGAGGTAGTAGCGGAGTTTGACAATCCCGTTATGATGTACTCCGTAGGAAAAGATTCTGCGGTAATGCTTCATCTTGCGCTCAAGGCTTTTTTCCCTGCAAAATTGCCATTTCCGCTTCTACATGTAGATACTAAATGGAAATTTAAAGAGATGATTGAATTTCGTGATAAAAGAGCAAAAGAGGAGGGTTTTGAGCTTCTGGTTCACACAAACCCTGAGGGAATAGAAAAAAATATAAACCCTTTTGTGCATGGTTCGGCTGTTCATACCGACATCATGAAGACAGAGGGCTTGAAGCAAGCACTCAACAAATATAAGTTTGATGCCGTTTTTGGCGGGGCAAGACGAGATGAAGAGAAATCCAGAGCAAAAGAGAGAATCTACTCTTTTAGAGATAAAAACCATAGATGGGACCCGAAAAATCAGAGACCTGAGTTATGGAACTTGTATAACTCAAAAGTTCACAAGGGTGAGTCAATTAGAGTTTTTCCGCTCTCAAACTGGACGGAGCTTGATATTTGGCAATATATTTACCTTGAAGGGATTCCTATTGTGCCGCTATATTTTGCCAAAAGGCGACCCGTTATTGAAAAAGATGGAGTAAAAATAATGGTTGATGATGAGAGAATGCCAATTGAAGAGCATGAAGTAGTAAAAGAGGAGATGGTAAGGTTTAGAACCTTGGGATGTTACCCTCTCACAGGAGCAGTCGAATCTAGCGCCACAACATTGCCTGAGATTATCCAAGAGATGCTTTTAACAAAAACAAGTGAGAGACAAGGGCGAATGATAGACAATGACTCCAGTGGGTCGATGGAGAAGAAAAAAATAGAGGGGTATTTTTAA
- the cysN gene encoding sulfate adenylyltransferase subunit CysN, with product MSLLETKIATDIESYLKEHENKELLRFITCGSVDDGKSTLIGRLLHDSKMIFEDQLAAIKKDSKKSGTTDGEFDLALLVDGLQSEREQGITIDVAYRYFTTDKRKFIIADTPGHEQYTRNMATGASTADLAIILIDARYGIQTQTRRHSFIAKLLGIKHIVVAVNKMDLVDFSQEVYENIAKEYLLFAKDIGLSDDISLIPLSALNGDNIVERSQKSPWYKGETLMHLLENIEISSKRDLSHFRLPIQYVNRPNLDFRGFCGTISSGVIRVGDLITVLPSKKSSRVKEIVTYDGNLEYAYAQEAVTLTLEDEIDISRGDLIVKSDEEPQSADAFDVNIVWMSEDALVKGKRYLIKRASCVSVASVDEFYYKTDVNTLEKQSANMLNLNEIGHVKLDLEHSLAYDSYENNKAMGSFIIIDRITNNTLGAGMIVEKSLQESKAKVSQYGAFELELNALVRKYFPHFECKEIF from the coding sequence ATGTCACTATTAGAGACAAAAATAGCAACAGATATAGAGAGTTATCTCAAAGAGCATGAGAATAAAGAGCTGCTTAGATTTATTACATGTGGAAGTGTAGATGATGGTAAAAGTACACTTATCGGCAGACTTTTACATGATTCAAAAATGATTTTTGAAGACCAATTGGCGGCTATAAAAAAAGATAGCAAAAAGAGCGGTACGACAGATGGTGAGTTTGATTTGGCACTTCTTGTTGATGGTTTGCAGAGTGAGAGGGAGCAGGGGATTACTATTGATGTCGCATACAGATATTTTACGACAGATAAGCGAAAATTTATTATCGCCGACACCCCTGGGCATGAGCAATATACAAGAAACATGGCGACAGGTGCTAGTACGGCTGATTTGGCAATCATTTTAATTGATGCAAGATACGGGATTCAAACGCAAACAAGAAGGCACTCTTTTATAGCGAAACTGCTCGGCATTAAGCACATTGTAGTTGCTGTAAATAAAATGGATTTAGTAGATTTTTCTCAAGAAGTGTATGAGAACATTGCAAAAGAGTATTTGCTTTTTGCAAAAGATATAGGCTTGAGTGATGATATTAGCTTGATTCCGTTATCTGCTTTAAATGGCGACAATATTGTAGAGCGAAGCCAAAAATCTCCATGGTATAAGGGCGAGACACTGATGCATCTCTTAGAGAACATTGAAATCTCAAGTAAGAGAGATTTGTCGCATTTTAGACTGCCTATTCAGTATGTGAATAGACCAAATTTAGATTTCAGAGGCTTTTGCGGAACTATATCTTCTGGAGTTATAAGAGTTGGCGATTTAATCACTGTTTTGCCATCTAAGAAAAGTTCGAGAGTTAAAGAGATAGTGACTTATGATGGAAATCTTGAATATGCGTATGCCCAAGAGGCAGTGACTTTGACATTGGAAGATGAGATAGATATAAGTCGTGGAGATTTAATTGTAAAGAGTGATGAAGAGCCACAGAGTGCAGATGCTTTTGATGTGAATATTGTATGGATGAGTGAAGATGCTTTAGTCAAAGGCAAACGCTATCTTATCAAAAGAGCGTCTTGTGTAAGTGTGGCTAGCGTTGATGAATTTTATTATAAAACAGATGTAAATACCTTAGAGAAACAGAGTGCCAATATGCTAAACCTAAATGAGATTGGGCATGTTAAATTAGATTTGGAGCACTCTCTTGCTTATGATTCTTATGAGAATAACAAAGCTATGGGAAGCTTTATAATAATTGACAGGATAACAAACAATACACTTGGAGCTGGCATGATTGTTGAAAAATCATTACAAGAATCAAAAGCCAAGGTATCACAATATGGAGCATTCGAGTTAGAGCTAAACGCATTGGTGAGGAAATATTTTCCTCATTTTGAATGTAAAGAAATTTTTTAG